The following proteins are co-located in the Sporolactobacillus pectinivorans genome:
- a CDS encoding histidine phosphatase family protein, with product MTTIYLVRHGRTLFNLLDKVQGISDTPLLREGEQKAKELGERFKQEGITFDAVYTSDLSRAVKTTRLLLSRSANPDLPVIETTDLRETSFGMFEGEPNDAVWGRAGEASGNAELNGSAPDEIRLEGLSTLKKLDTTGYGESFEDVRVRLERIFNVFASSGKSSILAVSHGMFINSVVYTLVKKETHLPPIPNTSVTKLVYRDGKLEIIYVGRTEDL from the coding sequence ATGACAACAATCTATCTGGTCAGACATGGACGGACACTTTTTAATTTATTAGATAAAGTTCAGGGGATCTCGGACACTCCGCTTTTGCGCGAGGGTGAACAGAAGGCTAAAGAACTGGGTGAACGGTTCAAGCAGGAGGGCATCACTTTTGACGCGGTTTATACGAGTGATCTGAGCCGGGCTGTTAAAACCACTCGCCTGCTTCTTTCCCGTTCGGCAAATCCTGATCTCCCTGTGATTGAGACTACGGATCTTCGTGAAACAAGCTTCGGCATGTTTGAAGGCGAGCCGAACGATGCCGTATGGGGGCGCGCCGGCGAAGCATCAGGCAACGCGGAACTTAATGGCAGCGCACCGGATGAAATACGGCTCGAGGGTCTTTCCACTTTGAAAAAACTGGACACGACTGGATACGGCGAAAGCTTCGAAGACGTCCGTGTCAGGTTGGAACGCATTTTTAATGTATTTGCTTCTTCAGGAAAATCGAGTATCCTTGCCGTCAGCCATGGCATGTTCATCAACAGTGTCGTCTATACTCTGGTCAAAAAAGAGACCCACCTGCCTCCGATCCCGAATACAAGCGTAACCAAATTGGTCTATCGCGATGGCAAGCTTGAGATCATATATGTCGGAAGAACGGAAGATTTGTGA